Proteins encoded by one window of Hypanus sabinus isolate sHypSab1 unplaced genomic scaffold, sHypSab1.hap1 scaffold_233, whole genome shotgun sequence:
- the LOC132387903 gene encoding NACHT, LRR and PYD domains-containing protein 3-like, translating into MDTDLNSAISAFLSNCDDHQLFRLTRFYMERLEQAIEEGVEGVSFMLMGEDHFTGQEYHRVTELAEKGNRAGASKQLLDLVMERGSGARKVMWESFVKLHHHLPKLSRILNEIRERGDGQFAYMDTERGLSEVPKHLKGVRRKHMETLRAQTETLRVNTILMREKVKVFQLVDRYAELTVISTVRDRTLVEHELLARGRDHEEWREKDLRGKLEKIRTDQLFKKSFVQTLKRSIFRNKSGMSAAVVGVPGIGKTTMVQKIVYDWAERKIYQQFQFVFSFKFRDLNTINCRINLKELILHHYPYFGNILTEVWKHTEGLLFIFDGLDEFKDKINFVNGRRDTESQYTDPEFKCKVSDIVYSLIQGKLLPGCSVLVTTRPTALHLLEKADISVWAEILGFVGEERKEYFIRYFEDQTVAEAVFKHVKENEILYTMSYNPSYCWILALALGPFFTQRDRDPQRVPKTITQLYSYYIYHILKNHGREIENPRDVLLRVGQMAFRGVSEKKIVFTGGDLINYNLQPFQFLSGFLMELLEREDSARSVVFTFPHLTIQEFVAAVAQFLIIHPGHILKFLTEAHNTTDGRFEVFLRFVAGLSNPMTTRGLEEFLGPFSHETTCQVIDWVKEEVERQSGKRRLLNALHYLFESQNRGLAQAALGSVETLSFSGMTLTPIDCAVLSHVIGLCDTIKQLNLENCHIQCEGIQRLGPGLHKCQELSLGGTGLGDSGVKLVSAAARNPECKIQKLVLNRVGLTDSGAEDLASALRSNPSLTELDLSYNKLGDSGVKLVSAALKNPECKIQKLWLNRVGLTDSGAEDLASALRSNPSLTELDLSYNKLGDSGVKLVSAALRNPECKIQKLVLENVSLTDSGVDDLVSTLSANPLLMDLYLGSNSLTDRSVPSLLHLILTLPSLEWMGLGGNRFSETGEKEMGSLQGARPGLTVRI; encoded by the exons aggGTGACTGAGCTCGCGGAGAAGGGAAACCGAGCGGGCGCTTCCAAACAACTCCTGGATCTGGTGATGGAGAGAGGCTCCGGGGCCCGGAaggtgatgtgggaatcctttgtgaaaCTGCACCACCATTTACCGAAGCTGAGCAGAATATTGAATGAAATACGGGAGCGAG GTGACGGCCAGTTCGCCTACATGGACACTGAGCGGGGTTTATCTGAAGTGCCCAAACATCTGAAAG GTGTTCGAAGGAAACACatggagactctgcgggcacaaactgaaacactgagagtgaacacgatcctgatgagggagaaggtgaaggttttccagctggttgatcgatacgctgagctcacggtcatttctactgttcgagatcggacactggtggaacatgagctgctggcaagaggcagagaccacgaggagtggagagaaaaagatcTCCGTGGtaagctggaaaaaatccggactgatcagttATTCAAGAAGAGCTTTGTTCAAACATTGAAAAGATCTATCTTTAGAAACAAATCGGGGATGTCCGCAGCAGTGGTCGGAGTcccagggatcgggaaaacaacaatggtacaaaagattgtttacgacTGGGCCGAGAGGAAgatataccaacaattccagtttgtcttcagtttcaaattccgggatttaaacaccattaactgcagaataaacctgaaggaactgattctgCATCATTATccctactttgggaatatcctgacaGAGGTCTGGAAACACACAGAGGGACTGCTGTTCATATTCGACGGATTGGATGAATTCAAGGACAAAATCAACTTTGTTAATGGTCGGAGAGACACAGAATCACAGTacacagatcctgaattcaagtgcaaggtgtctgatattgtgtacagtttaatccagggcaagctgctcccagggtgttcagtgctggtgaccacccgtcccactgcgttacatttattggaaaaggcggatatcagtgtctgggctgaaatcctgggatttgttggtgaggaacggaaggaatatttcatcaggtattttgaagatcagacggtggcagaagcagttttcaaacacgtgaaggagaacgagatcctgtacaccatgagctacaacccctcttactgctggatcctcgctctggcactgggccccttcttcacacaaagagacagggacccgcagcgagttcccaagaccatcacccaactgtactcctactatatttaccacatcctgaaaaaccacggccgtgagattgagaacccccgtgatgtgttactcagagttggtcagatggccttcagaggagtgtccgagaagaagattgtgtttacaggtggagatttgatcaactacaacCTGCAGCCTTTCCAGTTCCTGTCCGgtttcctgatggagcttttggagagagaggattctgcccggagcgtggtgttcacattcccacacctcaccatccaagagtttgtagctgcagtcgcacaattcctgattATACATCCCGGgcatatcctgaaattcctcactgaagcccacaacacaacagatgggcgatttgaggtatttctccgttttgttgctggtctctccaatCCAATGACaactcggggcctggaggagtttctgggtccattttctCATGAGACAACCTGtcaggtgattgactgggtgaaggaggaggttgaaCGGCAGAGTGGTAAAAGGAGGCTCCTGAAcgcattgcactacctgtttgagtctcagaatcgtggactggctcaggccgctctgggatctgtggaaacactttcattcagtggaatgactctgaccccgattgactgcgcggtcctgtctcatgtcatcggactctgtgatacaataaaacagctCAACCTGGagaactgccacattcagtgtgaaggaatccagcggctgggacccgggctgcacaagtgccaggagttgag CCTTGGGGGAACTGGACTGGGCGactcaggagtgaaactggtgtctgcggctgcgaggaacccggagtgtaaaatacagaaactggt GCTGAAccgtgtcggtctcacagattctggtgccgaggatcttgcCTCTGCTCTCAGATCAAatccatcactgacggagctggacctgagttataataaactgggagattcaggagtgaaactggtgtctgcggctctgaagaacccggagtgtaaaatacagaaactgtg GCTGAAccgtgtcggtctcacagattctggtgccgaggatcttgcCTCTGCTCTCAGATCAAatccatcactgacggagctggacctgagttataataaactgggagattcaggagtgaaactggtgtctgcggctctgaggaacccggagtgtaaaatacagaaactggt GCTGGAAAATGTCAGTCTCACTGATTCTGGTGTCGATGATCTCGTCTCCACTCTCAGTGCAAACCCATTACTGATGGATTTGTACCTGGGATCAAACTCGCTGACAGACAGAtctgtcccctctctcctccatctcatactgaccctcccgagtctggagtGGATGGG gctgggggggaatcggttcagtgagaccggggagaaGGAAATGGGCTCACTGCAGGGAGCGAGACCCGGACTGACAGTGCGGATCTGA